Proteins from one Panicum virgatum strain AP13 chromosome 7K, P.virgatum_v5, whole genome shotgun sequence genomic window:
- the LOC120641827 gene encoding polyamine oxidase 3-like, which yields MANNSSYGENVRRKSHTPSAIVIGGGFAGLAAADALRNASFQVILLESRDRIGGRVHTDYSFGFPVDLGASWLHGVCEENPLAPIIGRLGLPLYRTSGDDSVLFDHDLESYALYDTNGHQVPQELVEKIGKVFEAILEETGKLREQTNGDMSIAKAITIVMDRNPHLRQEGIAHEVLQWYLCRMEGWFATDADSISLKGWDQEVLLPGGHGLMVRGYRPVINTLAKGLDIRLNHKVVEIVRHKNRVEVTVSSGKTFVADAAVVAVPLGVLKANTIKFEPRLPEWKEEAVRELSVGIENKIVLHFSQVFWPSVEFLGVVSSSTYGCSYFLNLHKATGYPVLVYMPAGRLARDIEKMSDETAAQFAFSQLKKILPNAAEPINYLVSHWGSDENTLGSYTFDGVNKPRDLYEKLRIPVDNLFFAGEATSVKYTGTVHGAFSTGLMASEELKMRVLERFRELDMLEMCHPAMGEDSPVSVPLLISRL from the exons ATGGCGAACAACA GTTCATATGGTGAAAATGTTAGGAGAAAGTCTCACACACCATCTGCTATTGTTATTGGTGGTGGATTCGCAGggcttgctgctgctgatgcGCTCAGGAACGCGTCATTCCAG GTTATTCTTCTGGAATCCCGTGATAGGATAGGTGGCAGAGTTCACACTGACTACTCTTTTGGGTTTCCTGTCGATTTGGGAGCATCTTG GCTTCATGGTGTCTGTGAAGAAAATCCCTTAGCACCAATAATTGGAAGGCTTGGACTTCCATTGTATCGCACGAGTGGAGATGATTCTGTTCTGTTTGATCATGATTTGGAGAG TTATGCACTCTATGACACTAATGGGCATCAAGTACCACAAGAGTTAGTAGAAAAGATAGGGAAGGTGTTTGAGGCCATACTGGAAGAG ACTGGCAAATTGAGGGAACAAACCAATGGAGATATGTCTATTGCAAAAGCCATCACAATTGTTATGGATAGAAATCCGCACTTGAG GCAAGAAGGGATTGCTCATGAAGTTCTTCAATGGTATTTGTGCCGAATGGAAGGTTGGTTTGCTACTGACGCTGATTCAATATCACTAAAGGGTTGGGACCAG GAGGTGCTGCTTCCAGGTGGCCATGGCCTCATGGTTCGTGGATATCGTCCGGTTATAAATACTCTGGCAAAAGGCTTAGATATACGCCTCAACCACAA GGTTGTTGAAATTGTTCGCCACAAGAACAGGGTAGAGGTTACTGTAAGCAGTGGTAAAACATTTGTTGCTGATGCTGCAGTAGTTGCTGTTCCGTTGGGTGTTCTGAAAGCAAACACTATTAAATTTGAGCCGAGATTGCCAGAGTGGAAGGAAGAAGCAGTTAGAGAACTTTCGGTTGGAATTGAGAACAAAATTGTTCTTCACTTCAGCCAGGTTTTCTGGCCTAGCGTGGAGTTCCTTGGGGTCGTTTCCTCCAGCACGTACGGATGTAGCTATTTCCTTAACCTTCACAAGGCAACAGGCTACCCTGTTCTCGTTTACATGCCTGCTGGTCGCCTTGCTCGTGACATCGAAAAGATGTCTGACGAGACAGCTGCCCAATTTGCCTTCTCCCAGTTAAAGAAGATCCTTCCCAATGCAGCTGAGCCG ATAAATTACTTGGTGTCACACTGGGGCTCAGATGAGAACACACTCGGTTCCTACACGTTTGACGGAGTGAATAAGCCCCGTGACCTGTACGAGAAGCTGCGCATCCCTGTGGACAACCTGTTCTTTGCAGGGGAGGCCACAAGTGTGAAGTACACTGGCACAGTGCACGGCGCCTTCTCCACTGGTCTCATGGCATCTGAGGAGTTAAAGATGCGGGTTCTGGAGCGGTTCAGGGAGCTGGACATGTTGGAGATGTGCCACCCTGCCATGGGCGAGGACAGCCCTGTCTCTGTCCCACTGCTCATCTCTCGGCTCTAA